A portion of the Salarias fasciatus chromosome 15, fSalaFa1.1, whole genome shotgun sequence genome contains these proteins:
- the ttbk2b gene encoding tau-tubulin kinase 2b, with protein sequence MSGAGEHTDILSVADVVRDRWKVARKIGGGGFGEIYEVLDQLSQATVALKVESAQQPKQVLKMEVAVLKKLQGKDHVCRFVGCGRNDRFNYVVMELQGRNLADLRRTMTRGTFSVSTTLRLGKQILEAIESIHSVGFLHRDIKPSNFAMGRLASTCRCCYMLDFGLARQFTNSSQEVRPPRPVAGFRGTVRYASINAHKNKEMGRHDDLWSLFYMLVEFTVGQLPWRKIKDKEQVGNLKETYDHRLMLKHLPSEFSTFLDHIMTLDYFTKPDYQLLMSVFENAMKSHNVLENDPYDWEKCDSEEVLTITAAATTAQQLTRLTPAYLGMANASVLPGELQRENTEDVLQGERLSDADNCPPIPTPTTPGGDVWEEMDRNRNHKHAPPTIRKVMSEDEHSQNQGNQSPNTGSMQSSPRRVRSETMFLDRAAPLLRRMRHSQSLAFEKRLAPEPKPTIERFLEAYLGKRPVLSQVGEKSIPEKGSGQQTPSCNEEHSGTATPDPEEGAASSGYVAVNFSPVPQEGDSQEWVMLELEQGSGSGGSKPPADALQDDKGAGRVAPETENQSSEPQDGQSTAVPSSPVLSQMAMPGTWLLGHRRLPGMLGQMPSVIMGRPQMEQSSSCAPQSPVQEKSDAIPLEAPSGKSEGLEEEVVKDGEKLDAAPAPSQAKGPAAHLTADVDPESDSGLPDRSSEPHQQPQADLGGGAVESTVTVSSSPPPALLRRRDSPSSPRLSRIPVRDPSNPLDSPSRDLNMERRHRWSSPVPGSPTHSPSPSLSCDNLPCALPRDRLPSERGSRSDCAGEDPLSLSSSSGSKSKIPRPVSATFVPEQLTSRFLPRPPPGKPPIRPCVDSRRRRLRVRASSTSDADFLASLTQLMQDRSGMLFSPPPRPRSSSSSLQRSLSSSPSRQELRDGAALQGRSRSPSSFSSSPPPRHAQPQDRPGGQPQWGHSLRGRGPNYEGRGSGKVTR encoded by the exons ATGAGTGGGGCTGGagagcacactgacatcctgtcAGTGGCAGACGTGGTCAGGGACAGATGGAAAGTG GCAAGGAAGATAGGCGGCGGGGGCTTCGGGGAGATCTACGAGGTGCTGGATCAGTTGAGTCAGGCCACTGTTGCTCTGAAAGTCGAGTCTGCTCAGCAGCCCAAACAGGTCCTGAAGATGGAGGTGGCCGTGCTGAAAAAGCTGCAAG GCAAAGATCACGTGTGTCGCTTTGTGGGCTGCGGCAGGAACGATCGCTTCAACTACGTGGTGATGGAGCTACAG GGGAGGAACCTGGCAGACCTGCGCAGGACGATGACTCGTGGCACGTTTTCCGTATCCACAACTCTGAGACTCGGCAAGCAGATTTTAGAGGCCATTGAAAGCATCCATTCTGTCGGCTTCCTGCACCGCGATATCAAACCA TCAAATTTTGCAATGGGACGATTAGCCAGCACCTGCAGATGCTGCTACATGCTTGATTTTGGTCTGGCCCGTCAGTTCACCAACTCCAGCCAGGAAGTCCGTCCA cctCGTCCTGTTGCAGGTTTCAGAGGAACTGTGCGATATGCTTCAATCAATGCTCACAAGAATAAG GAAATGGGTCGTCACGATGACTTGTGGTCCCTCTTCTACATGCTGGTTGAATTTACCGTTGGCCAGCTTCCCTGGAGGAAGATTAAAGACAAA GAGCAAGTTGGGAATCTAAAAGAGACGTACGACCACCGACTCATGCTGAAACACCTTCCCTCAGAGTTCAGTACTTTCCTGGATCACATCATGACCCTGGACTACTTCACCAAGCCTGACTATCAG CTCCTGATGTCAGTGTTTGAGAACGCCATGAAGAGCCACAATGTGCTGGAGAATGACCCTTATGACTGGGAGAAATGTGACTCTGAGGAAGTGCTGACAATCACTGCCGCAGCCACCACTGCACAGCAACTCACTCGCCTCACCCCAGCGTACTTAGG CATGGCCAACGCTTCAGTGCTGCCGggcgagctgcagagggagaacacGGAGGACGTCCTGCAAGGGGAGCGCCTCAGCGACGCCGACAACTGCCCCCCGATACCCACGCCGACCACCCCCGGCGGCGACGTCTGGGAAGAGATGGACCGCAACCGAAACCATAAACACGCCCCGCCAACAATCAGGAAG GTGATGAGTGAGGATGAACACAGTCAGAACCAGGGGAACCAGAGTCCAAACACAGGCTCCATGCAAAGCTCCCCTCGGCGTGTGCGATCAGAGACCATGTTCCTGGACCGGGCTGCGCCGCTGCTCCGGAGGATGAGGCACAGTCAGAGCTTGGCCTTTGAAAAGAGGCTCGCGCCAGAACCCAAGCCCACCATCGAGCGCTTCCTGGAGGCCTA cttagGCAAGCGTCCTGTCCTTTCTCAAGTCGGAGAGAAGTCCATTCCTGAAAAAGGATCTGGGCAGCAGACGCCGTCCTGCAATGAGGAGCACTCCGGCACGGCGACCCCTGACCCAGAGGAGGGCGCAGCGAGCAGCGGCTACGTCGCCGTGAACTTCAGCCCCGTGCCTCAGGAGGGGGACTCCCAGGAGTGGGTgatgctggagctggagcaagGCAGCGGCTCCGGAGGGAGCAAGCCTCCGGCGGACGCCCTGCAGGACGACAAGGGCGCCGGCCGCGTCGCGCCTGAAACCGAGAACCAGTCGTCCGAGCCGCAGGACGGCCAGTCCACCGCGGTGCCCTCCAGCCCCGTCCTGTCGCAGATGGCCATGCCCGGCACGTGGCTGCTGGGCCACAGGCGGCTGCCGGGGATGCTGGGACAAATGCCCTCCGTCATCATGGGAAGGCCTCAGATGGAGCAG tcctccagctgCGCCCCGCAGTCTCCTGTGCAGGAGAAGAGCGATGCCATTCCACTGGAGGCACCGTCTGGAAAATCTGAGGGTCTTGAAGAGGAAGTCGTAAAGGATGGGGAGAAGCTGGATGCAGCGCCAGCGCCCAGTCAGGCCAAAGGCCCTGCAGCCCATCTGACCGCCGACGTAGACCCAGAGAGCGATTCCGGCCTGCCCGATCGGTCCTCAGAGCCCCATCAGCAGCCTCAGGCCGACCTGGGAGGGGGCGCCGTGGAGAGCACCGtcaccgtctcctcctctccacctccggCTCTGCTCAGACGGAGAGACTCTCCCTCGTCCCCCAGACTGAGCCGGATCCCCGTCCGAGACCCCAGCAACCCCCTGGACTCTCCGAGCAGGGACCTCAACATGGAGAGACGTCACCGCTGGAGCAGTCCGGTCCCCGGGTCGCCCACCCACTCGCCCTCTCCGTCCCTCTCCTGCGACAACCTGCCCTGCGCTCTGCCGAGGGACAGGCTGCCCTCCGAGCGAGGCTCCAGGTCCGACTGCGCAGGAGAAGAccccctgtccctgtcctcctcGTCGGGCAGCAAAAGTAAGATCCCACGTCCCGTGAGTGCCACCTTCGTGCCGGAGCAGCTCACCAGCAGGTTCCTGCCCCGTCCACCGCCAGGGAAGCCTCCCATCCGTCCATGTGTggacagcag ACGCCGGCGGTTAAGGGTGCGCGCCAGCAGCACCAGTGACGCAGACTTTTTGGCCAGTCTGACCCAGCTGATGCAGGACCGCAGCGGGATGCTCTTCAgccctcccccccgcccccgcagctcctcctcctccctgcagcgcTCGCTCAGCTCCTCCCCGTCCCGCCAGGAGCTCCGAGACGGCGCGGCCCTGCAAGGCCGCAGCCGCTCCCCGTCCAGCTTCTCCAGCTCTCCGCCCCCCCGCCACGCTCAGCCGCAAGACAGACCCGGCGGGCAGCCGCAGTGGGGCCACAGCCTCAGAGGCAGGGGTCCGAATTACGAGGGGAGAGGCTCTGGCAAAGTGACTCGATGA
- the churc1 gene encoding protein Churchill has translation MCNGCVQKEHPDRGTTCLEDGSYLMNYRGCAACHQRDFVLIRNKIPEEDDGVEIITYDHVCKHCDHVIARHEYTFTVTDYYQEYTMLCLLCGNADDVTYALPNDPRLAAF, from the exons ATGTGTAACGGCTGTGTCCAAAAAGAGCACCCAGACCGG GGTACCACCTGCCTGGAGGACGGCTCTTACCTGATGAATTACCGCGGCTGTGCCGCGTGCCACCAGAGGGACTTTGTCCTGATTAGAAACAAAATCCCGGAGGAAGATGACGGGGTGGAGATTATCACATATGACC ATGTCTGTAAACACTGTGACCATGTCATCGCCAGGCACGAATACACATTCACTGTTACTGATTATTATCAG GAGTACACCATGCTCTGTTTGCTGTGTGGAAATGCAGACGATGTGACCTACGCATTACCAAATGACCCCAGACTGGCTGCATTTTAG